ACTCTGCgaatagtccacgagaaaacaagaaggggggggggggtggagggcacgtagtcacaaaatagcagggcaggaccgttgcaatatcaatctttttttttaaatatttctacctcaagttaaaaaaaaggggggggggggaagtaatcTACTCTTTAGTAACTATCGAagcgacagagcacgctcaagagtttggacacaatggaaagatcactcttttatttttgcaactcggacggtgggagttatcctaggtaatttaagagcgaaataaaaaaagaaaattttcatCTGTATATTTATGGAGattggtatgagttttcaaaagattttaataattttcggaTATTTCCATGAATTTTTCGTACATTTTGTAATTGtaagagatttccaggacctcctgttaaatcgacagaaggcgcgggaaatctgttataagttataaaatggtttaatttaataatttatacacctaaaattagagcgggtcctataaaagtgctgggcccactgcggtcgcataggttgcagtggcctaaggttggccctgcaaaatagcggcgtatgctacgccgccggtcgactagttgttatagttttaacaaaaatcaatgttgtttataaagcagcggttctcactAGCAAAGAGGCAGGTAGTTGGCAGTAGATGGTCTGTTGGAGAGCTCTGATAAAGAGCGCGGGACACATATTtgaggtacaaaaaaaaagctcttgtagaagacaggcgcagaaggaAATTTAAATAGACCGCCGGCGGATTACAGCTTTGTCTACGCgagatgctaaaaaaatatataggtcgcaGTGGGTTTCCgttgtcatgtgaaacactgcactcatcattaattctcggaatcgaagacattgccattattattgttGGTAAATATATGAtcattgcctctctctctctctctctctctctttcggtttctatctgtctctcgttatatctctttctctgtctctctgtcactctatTACTCCGTCTCTCaatctttctctgtttctttgactctttctctatctctgtctctctctgtcttttttccCTCTAACGTTCTCtgcttctctgtctctttttctttgtctctttctgtctctctctctctctctgtttttttcTCTGCCAATATGTTTCGTAACttgacacagacacaaagattGAGGAATTCATCTTACTActcttacaaacaaacatttctgtgtccatttttttaaatgctttcataatgaaattaaatcttaaattttaaatagaatacattgtttgaatatattttactatatttctttcccttattttataatatacttctgttcattgttttttttttttttggtttatttctCAACAGGAGTTCAACTTTAGGAAACAGCAATACTCTTAGTCCTGGCCTGATATATACTGACAACATTCTCTGCTGCTGTCACAAATCTAGTTCGTTCCAAGTTATGGGCATTTAGTATTGGATACTTTCTAAGTACTTCTACGACCTGGCAAAACAAAAGTATCTACCACAGAACTGGAACAAATCAACAGTCTATCCAATTAACTATGACAACGAACCGTGACAAAAATTCCAGACCACTTCCAAAAGTGTCAGAGACATTTCCAGCTTCCAGACCACCGTACAACAATGTCACTAACCAACATGGTGCAGCGAGCATGCCTTCTAACAGTAAACTGGCATCTAACGAACGTCCGGTGTACATGGACATCCCAGAACTTCAGCAGAGACGCCCAGAACCTGGTGCATACTCTCAACTCTCAGTGGTAGACCATTACGAGATGTTGGCTCCGGCCGAAAGTAGCCGAGTCAAGTCCACTCCGCAGACACCCCAGAAAGTGGTTACTAAGAAATGTGTCTGTTTAGCCGTTGGCTGCATTCTGTTTTGCCTGGTTGTTGTTTTGGCCTCTTCACTGGCCACTCTTTTCGTATTAAGGAATAATCTGGACAAGAACTTAAATAcgaaattttcttctttggtgaACTTCCAGTCTGCCATTAAGATGGAACTAATCCAGTCTATACAATCACTTTGTAGCAACTATAACGAGACAACAGATTTGACAATTCTTTACTCTGATACATGTTATTGTCTGTACAGAAAACAACTTACTTGGGACTCGGCCAGAGAATTTTGTCTCAGTAAAGGACCAGGAGTGCACCTGGCCGAAATCTACGATAAAAAGACAAACGACTTCCTTATTCCCATCTTGCAAGCTTCACAAACAAATACAGGGATCTGGCTCGGTGGTTCGGACCTGGTCAAAGAGGGTGTTTGGCTGTGGAACTACACAAAGATACCGATAGAGACCTTTAACCCTACACAATGGGCGCTTAACGAGCCCAGTAATTTCAGATTCAGATTCACCTTAGAGGAGCACTGTCTGGAAGTATTTAACCACACAGCTCCAATATTCATGTGGAATGATCATTCGTGTACAAAGGACAATGTAAAACCTTTCTTATGTCAGTCTCCGAAAATAGGGTCACGATGTTTTTGTTAAAACTCAGTTTATCAGATTCATTGTATTCATCCGCTGCTCTAAAGCCCAGTTTATCGGACTATTGTTTTCATCCGCTGCACTAAAACTTTCTTTATccgaattatttaaaaaaaaacaaaacatgttgacttttaaagtcaaaactaaacgcttaaaaatatttttttttaaaatatacttctattttatttcaatctaTTGCTATAACGTGATCTAATGAATTGTATTAAAACTATATGGTACAAAGTTTATGTTATGAACATTTTATGGTGTTTTTAGTCTAAGTCAACTCTGTTCACGTTTTAATTTCATTAGAAAATGTCTCCAAGTGTTTGATAGTTGGGTGATATAAGAATTGGTgtcttaaatacatttttatttcccgtttatttattgtttactttcttttttccaGTGTTCTACAAATCAACTATTAACTAGGACCAATCCCAAAGGAAAACTAACATACTAGTTGATACCCGTGTTAACTACGGTTCCAATTATCAGACTAGGTAGTATATGTTTATAATGACAGatacattatttgtttttagtGTCTGATTGAAAGGTTTGCAttacaaacacacatttttCTAACTTCGAAATTCtaaaagtccccccccccccaacctctttcatttttttttctctttcctcttTTAATCGAACAGTCCGCAGCCCACTTCTTTGGCCCGTTAGTTGTAggcataaagaaaaaaaaaacaatcacttTATAACACCTTTACCCGCATAGCACACAATTCATTCAGTAGAACAGCCAACATTATAATGCCACCCCCCCCTCGCATAGCACACAATTCATTCAGTAGAACAGCCAACATTATAATGCCCCCCAGCTCAACATAGCACACAATTCATTTAGTAGAACAGCCAACATTATAATGCCCCCCAGCTCAACATAGCACACAATTCATTTAGTAGAACAGCCAACATTATAATGCCACCCCCCTCGCAGAGCACACAATTCATTCAGTAGAACAGCCAACATTATAATGCCACCCCCCTCGCATAGCACACAATTCATTCAGTAGAACAGCCAACATTATAATGCCACCCCCTCTCGCATAGCACACAATTCATTTAGTAGAACAGCCAACATTACAATGCCACCCCCAGCTCAACATAGCTCACAATTCATTTAGTAGAACAGCCAACATTACAatgctacccccccccccccccgtacagCACACAATTCATTCAGTAGAACAGCCAACATTATAATGCCACCCCCCTCGCATAGCACACAATTCATTCAGTAGAACAGCCAACATTATAATGCCACCCCCTCTCGCATAGCACACAATTCATTCAGTAGAACAGCCAACATTATAATGCCACCCCCTCTCGCATAGCACACAATTCATTCAGTAGAACAGCCAACATTATAATGCCCCCCAGCTCAACATAGCACACAATTCATTCAGTAGAACAGCCAACATTATAATGCCACCCCCTCTCGCATAGCACACAATTCATTCAGTAGAACAGCCAACATTATAATGCCCCCCAGCTCAACATAGCACACAATTCATTCAGTAGAACAGCCAACATTATAATGCCCCCCCCCTTCCGTATAGCACACAATTCATTTAGTAGAACAGCCAACATTACAATGCCACCCCCAGCTCAACATAGCTCACAATTCATTTAGTAGAACAGCCAACATTACAATGCCACCCCCCCCCCGTACAGCACACAATTCATTTAGTAGAACAGCCAACATTGCAATGCCACCCCCCCCCGTACAGCACACAATTCATTTAGTAGAACAGCCAACATTACAATGCCACCCCCCTCCCGTACAGCACACAATTCATTTAGTAGAACAGCCAACATTACAATGCCACCCCCCCCCGTACAGCACACAATTCATTTAGTAGAACAGCCAACATTACAATGTAACCCCGCCCCCGTACAGCACACAATTCATTTAGTAGAACAGCCAACATTACaatgtaacccccccccccccgtacagCACACAATTCATTTAgtacagtggttcccaaacttttttgtctcgtagaccccctgccatgttttctggttttcggtagaccccctactcaacttgcaaatttttgcaaattcatcaacattatttttaaacaaatttctaactgtagtgcgttgaagagtgaaatagtaatttaaaactacacaactacGGATATAATGTTTTATATACAAATCTGTTTAGCTATGAATTAGTCtttctaacattaaatattaattaattaattaattaatatgccttaagtatcattgtaaaaggtttcgcaaagagcagtttctcgtgtatttcttgatctctcacgtgtggctcaaatattaaatctgcggaactgtttttattaacatgagaggggcgaaggcgagtaactggagcctaaaccaggtCTCGTCGGTCAACCTtaaggaaatataaggagacggcaccattagcgccatgtattcctgggccgtcccctcttcttctttccttgtgggttccaggcTAGGGCTTGCCATGTTATGCTGGATGCAGGCTggcgaagggtgtgacctatccatctccagcgtctctgaaggatatctacttcaatgggctgctgctttgttattgccacagttcctcattcgagatcttgtctggccagcggattataagaatcttcctcaggcagctattgatgaatacctggatttttttcatggtggtgatggtggttctccaggtctcttctccataaagtagtatcgGCCTAACAATGGTGTTACATAGCCTaatcttggtggtggtgctttttccctagatccccaggtgttcttTAGCTAATGGAAGGCTGCTTGAGCTTTACCATGgcaccgcgatttggaagcagatgccaagcagatgggcaagacgtggagacagttggagagtctCGCctagaaccgagatgcctggagaaaGCTGGTTGGTGGGCTGTGGTCTATGCCCAGAAAGGAccacaggcatagatgagatgagataagatggtgaccattagaaagtttgtagcacacagcgctacaccttgtctgaccaaactgtatttatatcttttgcaaagatttacataagaaggttttaattttataactcatgccaccgaagcgaccttaaactgtattgtcgcttaaagaaattcttttaatactaacagatgtaggtttttgtaaaaaggtaataacaatgtttgacctttgctgttttccgtattttgctataagtaaagaaatcttgaaagacgctcacaaaccaaaATCTTCTCTAAATGATGTCaaacagagattttgtgggtcaattctgaactttgagtgtttgaaagttgttcaaatcttaatttttgttagggtggcattgtctcagatgatcctccagcgtaactgGTGTCATATCGTCACAAAagagtcacttaggcaactgcgtgtttgacaaggaaagaatgaatcccaattttaaataattaacgctgtacaatctacatttccttttttttttttttttttttttttaatattagttacatgtagacaaaattaagctatttaaataagtattgaaattgaatacaacaatgtttcgtttcaatagcaggataaatattgaaaggattaactcgggtacaaatcatatattagtgtatgaaataattacattaatggaatgtgaaaattaagttacgacctgcttaaatgaaatctattaccgtagacccccgtggacatctcatagacccccaaattatttttttactttcgtagaccccttggaggtcttcgtagacccctgggggtctatatggaccactttgggaatcactgatttagTAGAACAGCCAACATTACAATGCCCCACCTCCCCCCGTACAGCACACAATTCATTTAGTAGAACAGCCAACATTACAATGCCACCCCCCCCCCGTATAGCACACAATTCATTTAGTAAAACAGCCAACATTACAAtgccaccccccacccccccgtACAGCACATAATTCATTTAGTAGAACAGCCAACATTATAATGCCCCCCCCCCGTATAGCACACAATTCATTTAGTAGAACAGCCAACATTATAATGccacccccctcccttttcctcAAAGAATTTTTATGTGCATCCTTCAATGAAACTTCCCttccagcacacacacacacacacacacacacacacacacacacacatacacacacacacacaccttaaattttaaaaaaatgctcaaCGATGACGCACTTCTGATTCATTCGAACAGAAATCTTGTTCGTTGTTGAACTGATCTAGAATGCATTTCAAATTGATCAAAAGTATCATGTCGTAGTTTCGTACAAAAAATTCGAAAGTAAACTTATTCAATAATGACATGGATTTTACTCCTAAGAGATCaaaaccatagacttatatatactatatctagactggacatggagattttttaacactttaaaaaaatttcagaattttttagaaagttggatcaaggactgtcgtttgaatttatcgatggtcccgggttcaaaccctgcccgctcccatcccccgtcgtcctgcgggaggtttggactaggaagtaaactatcttcaactctgaaggaacatccgaaacatgtaaaacattttacaaaacatagtatataatttaatttttagctcaagatctagtaaatgaacatcaaaaataagagtaggcctactctcgtctaataattattattttgcaatatttagataaataatctagaaagatctaggtaatcaatatatttaaatgtacataagatgatttaaatctacatgaattatttcgatccaggatttttgaaacattatctcaatggaaacaaacaggaaatggcttagTTTCATAtctttgcgtgaatatccgagaaatgattttgcattatttctaaactttgaaaactaaagatcattacttttctaagacggAAAAGATTTattggggcgactccccttagagcttaaaaaagagtttacgtacaaatatatatatataggtctgtgaatcgatcaatcgcggataagaatttatttccggtttccagtctagtataaTATTGAAGTCAATGGTCAAGACTTTATGAAATCTGgagttctttgttttcttgagatACAAAGTAATTCAGCACAAAATAATTTGAAGTTTTAACAGAACCatgaatgctaaaaaaaattgcatatcTTGCTTTTTTTCTAATCAATTGCGATGAATTTAACTTATTAAAAGGAAAATATACAACAATTTGCATCTTTTAAGTGGAGTatcataatttttattatattccTGCCTTGCATGAATActtcaataaattaaatattatagcAGTTTCAGACGAATATTTAGAACACATACAAAACCTTGAGATCAACTCTTTTGTAATTGTCCCCGAGAACTTGTGAGGAAGATCCGTTTTCCAGTTGGTTGAATGCAAGTGTCTATGAAAGTCCGagtaatacaaaaaacaaaagcaaaggaAAGCCTGGTCTACCACAGAAACTCAATGAAGGcgtttttatttcattgctcAACTTTTCCTCGGTCTTATGTTGAGAAACAAACGCAGTGAGACCCACTTATAGGACACGTTCAAGCCTCTAGGAGGACAAAGAACTAAAGCCTCACAATGGAGGAGACAAAATACAACCAAGACAAAGTGAACGTTAAAAAACTTCGCTTACAAATTAGTGAATGAAAAATGTGAGTAAGTCGTAGGTGTACAATTTGTTATATGTTCATCATACGTCTTTCAGAAAAagcgactttttaaaaaactctttcaactcactctgtctctctacacggtaaaaaaaatttgtatatgttatttctcccacacccaatcaaatcaagctgacattttgcacaattatttcttgtacctgacaagaaaagaatcaatttttaaaaataaaccaattaattaattagctataggtaattaattattttgtttggtatcttgaacaagggaaagaatttgtacttggCTAAAGTGGTGGTATAGGATGAAATAGTCCCCTTTCTAAGTCGTCTAAGTCTTAGTGAAGACAACATGAACAAATATGACAAGGCTTATTGTCGCTATGAGGACTCTTGAGCCCCGAGTGAACATGTTtaggcatttaaaaaacaatcatgtAAAAATTCACCAatatacccccttcttccctcct
This genomic stretch from Biomphalaria glabrata chromosome 4, xgBioGlab47.1, whole genome shotgun sequence harbors:
- the LOC106054012 gene encoding asialoglycoprotein receptor 2-like, which encodes MTTNRDKNSRPLPKVSETFPASRPPYNNVTNQHGAASMPSNSKLASNERPVYMDIPELQQRRPEPGAYSQLSVVDHYEMLAPAESSRVKSTPQTPQKVVTKKCVCLAVGCILFCLVVVLASSLATLFVLRNNLDKNLNTKFSSLVNFQSAIKMELIQSIQSLCSNYNETTDLTILYSDTCYCLYRKQLTWDSAREFCLSKGPGVHLAEIYDKKTNDFLIPILQASQTNTGIWLGGSDLVKEGVWLWNYTKIPIETFNPTQWALNEPSNFRFRFTLEEHCLEVFNHTAPIFMWNDHSCTKDNVKPFLCQSPKIGSRCFC